A part of Aegilops tauschii subsp. strangulata cultivar AL8/78 chromosome 2, Aet v6.0, whole genome shotgun sequence genomic DNA contains:
- the LOC109776278 gene encoding uncharacterized protein, producing the protein MGLLEEAEVDIGASSLEPFGFGDDLEEEGDEEEEGEDEEEVTEIEEEAFTAVAKPTVRSTNYSEDEDILLVRAWAHVGLDASTGTDQTGKRYWQRIEDFYCKIKPKTSGYIPRSYRSLQGRWELMKPHCARWSAAMDQVKDAPPSGTVESDYEAIADLRYKEMAASKGKAFPFKHVWKIHQTYDKWKLRDQETAPKKSAILRMDDSEEEGRNEHKPAGNKKDKLRKKMEGEASSIREKIEHVMKSREALTTKTLETKLLINEKKKKVKLAQVEARREDAKRKADLEERMIKVKEAKAWKELMMEEKEHMMMSKKDMDEDQLMWWKEYKQDIAERKRIFRGASSTLRGDTPMSGGGDGGGENSTTGDNGGA; encoded by the exons ATGGGGCTTCTCGAAGAAGCGGAGGTGGACATCGGGGCTTCTTCTCTTGAACCCTTTGGGTTTGGTGATGACTTGGAGGAAGAgggtgatgaggaggaggaaggggaagATGAGGAGGAGGTGACCGAGATAGAGGAGGAGGCGTTCACCGCCGTTGCAAAACCCACCGTGCGCTCGACAAACTATAGCGAGGACGAAGATATTCTCTTGGTTCGTGCTTGGGCACATGTGGGTTTGGATGCAAGCACCGGTACCGATCAAACTGGTAAACGCTATTGGCAACGCATAGAGGACTTCTATTGCAAGATCAAGCCGAAGACCAGTGGGTACATCCCTCGTAGTTACCGGTCGCTTCAAGGCCGGTGGGAGTTGATGAAGCCCCATTGTGCTCGCTGGAGTGCGGCGATGGACCAAGTGAAGGATGCACCGCCTAGTGGAACCGTGGAGAGTGACTAT GAGGCAATTGCTGACTTGAGGTACAAGGAGATGGCCGCTTCGAAGGGCAAAGCATTCCCATTTAAACATGTATGGAAAATTCATCAAACTTATGACAAGTGGAAGTTGAGGGATCAAGAGACCGCACCCAAGAAGTCAGCAATTCTTAGGATGGATGATAGTGAAGAGGAGGGAAGGAACGAGCACAAGCCCGCTGGAAACAAGAAGGATAAGCTAAGGAAGAAGATGGAAGGAGAGGCGTCAAGCATAAGGGAGAAGATAGAACATGTGATGAAGTCAAGGGAGGCATTGACAACGAAGACATTGGAGACAAAGCTTCTTATCAACGAGAAGAAGAAAAAGGTGAAGCTTGCACAAGTTGAAGCAAGGCGTgaagatgccaagcgcaaggccGACTTGGAGGAGAGGATGATCAAGGTCAAAGAAGCAAAGGCATGGAAAGAACTCATGATGGAAGAGAAGGAGCACATGATGATGTCCAAGAAGGACATGGATGAAGACCAATTGATGTGGTGGAAGGAGTACAAGCAGGACATCGCGGAGAGGAAGAGGATATTCCGTGGTGCATCCTCTACTCTTCGAGGTGACACTCCGATGAGTGGTGGTGGCGATGGCGGTGGGGAGAACTCCACCACCGGCGACAATGGAGGTGCTTGA